In Astyanax mexicanus isolate ESR-SI-001 chromosome 5, AstMex3_surface, whole genome shotgun sequence, a single window of DNA contains:
- the LOC103021903 gene encoding high-affinity lysophosphatidic acid receptor, which translates to MICNSSSGCGILEPHTIKHVTNLTELQGATRTPLSITVKVALSVVMVVIITVGFLGNSVVCLIVYQKPAMRSAINLLLATLAFTDIMLSLFCMPVTAVTVVSEDWLFGPDFCRITVMLYWLFVLEGVAILLIISVDRFLIIVRRQDKLTSSRARLLIVGSWLLSFCLALPSAASWTDMEPLGSNPRRCILGYIESIPERGYTVLLAAAVFFIPVSVMLFSYLRILNAVRRNALRIHNHTCPGQEQGGKAALAVLRRPPQLSVDMSFKTRAFTTILILFIGFSVCWLPHTALGLLAAFSPRFYLSTEFYQAGVGALWLSYLKAVFNPAVYCWRIRKFREACEEFVPRSCRLPRVPGRSRRRVRPCSIYVCAETQSAM; encoded by the coding sequence ATGATCTGTAACAGCAGCTCTGGATGTGGTATATTGGAGCCTCACACCATCAAACATGTAACAAATTTAACAGAGCTTCAGGGGGCCACAAGAACTCCCTTATCCATCACTGTCAAGGTTGCCCTGTCTGTCGTGATGGTGGTCATCATCACTGTTGGTTTTCTCGGCAATTCCGTCGTCTGCCTCATCGTCTACCAGAAGCCGGCAATGCGTTCCGCCATAAACCTGTTGCTGGCGACCCTAGCGTTTACAGACATCATGCTGTCGCTCTTCTGCATGCCTGTGACAGCGGTCACCGTGGTCTCTGAAGACTGGCTCTTCGGGCCGGACTTCTGCCGCATCACAGTTATGCTCTATTGGCTCTTTGTCCTGGAAGGGGTGGCCATTCTCTTGATCATCAGTGTGGACCGCTTCCTCATCATCGTGCGGCGGCAGGACAAGCTAACCTCAAGCCGTGCCCGCCTACTGATTGTCGGCTCTTGGCTGCTGTCCTTCTGCTTGGCCCTGCCATCGGCAGCCAGCTGGACCGACATGGAACCCTTGGGTTCCAATCCCCGGCGCTGCATCCTGGGATACATTGAGTCTATCCCGGAACGCGGATACACGGTTCTGCTTGCAGCTGCTGTGTTCTTTATACCCGTGAGCGTCATGCTGTTCTCCTACCTGCGGATCCTCAACGCTGTCCGGCGCAACGCCCTGCGCATCCACAACCACACCTGCCCCGGACAGGAGCAGGGAGGCAAGGCAGCTCTGGCGGTGCTGCGGCGTCCCCCACAGCTCAGTGTGGATATGAGCTTCAAGACCCGTGCCTTTACCACCATCCTCATCCTGTTCATCGGCTTCTCCGTCTGCTGGCTGCCCCACACGGCACTCGGCCTGCTCGCCGCCTTCAGCCCCAGGTTCTACCTGAGCACAGAGTTCTACCAGGCCGGCGTGGGAGCACTGTGGCTGAGCTACCTGAAGGCCGTGTTCAACCCGGCCGTGTACTGCTGGAGGATCCGCAAGTTCCGTGAAGCCTGCGAGGAGTTTGTCCCCAGGAGCTGCAGGCTGCCCAGGGTCCCGGGACGCAGTAGGCGACGGGTCCGACCCTGCAGTATCTACGTCTGTGCAGAAACCCAGTCCGCTATGTGA